One Streptosporangium sp. NBC_01495 DNA window includes the following coding sequences:
- a CDS encoding alpha/beta fold hydrolase codes for MSSKLAVPEQEFALLPELAESLGLPGPDPHRVQRRWVTVVSGGHVSGVTWDTGPAEIVLLHEARRSARSWDRVLLALGRPALALDLPGHGRSGWRGNGVYSPRRLAPAVSEAIRSFAPTSKVVAGAGLGALTAIALTARSPDLVRALVLVDTLPGTSGEPGVVSGRHTSREEALDRLREARPDAAEEDLVADVRYELVEESDGTWTWRHHLGNLPAEAAAHLGDETLWEQLEVLAGYEVPVLLVRPATGGRLSEASAGELARRVPSARLVTVEDPADLAGVLREVLDTIQGRTA; via the coding sequence ATGTCATCGAAACTCGCGGTACCCGAACAGGAATTCGCCCTGCTGCCCGAGCTCGCCGAGAGCCTCGGCCTGCCCGGCCCCGATCCGCACCGCGTCCAGCGCCGCTGGGTCACCGTGGTCAGCGGCGGCCACGTCAGCGGCGTCACCTGGGACACCGGCCCGGCCGAGATCGTCCTGCTGCACGAGGCGCGCCGCAGCGCCCGCTCCTGGGACCGGGTGCTGCTGGCACTCGGCCGACCGGCCCTGGCACTGGACCTGCCCGGCCACGGCCGGTCGGGCTGGCGCGGGAACGGCGTCTACTCCCCGCGCAGGCTCGCCCCCGCGGTGAGCGAGGCCATCCGCTCCTTCGCGCCCACCTCGAAGGTCGTGGCCGGCGCCGGTCTCGGCGCGCTGACCGCGATCGCGCTGACCGCCCGCTCGCCCGACCTGGTGCGGGCCCTGGTGCTGGTGGACACCCTTCCCGGCACCTCGGGGGAGCCGGGCGTCGTGTCGGGCCGCCACACCTCCCGGGAGGAGGCGCTCGACCGGCTCAGGGAGGCCAGGCCCGACGCCGCCGAGGAGGACCTGGTCGCCGACGTCCGCTACGAGCTCGTCGAGGAGTCCGACGGGACGTGGACCTGGCGCCACCACCTGGGAAACCTGCCCGCCGAGGCGGCGGCGCACCTCGGCGACGAGACCCTCTGGGAGCAGCTGGAGGTCCTCGCCGGATACGAGGTGCCCGTCCTGCTCGTCCGCCCCGCCACCGGCGGCCGCCTGAGCGAGGCTTCCGCGGGCGAGCTCGCGCGCCGGGTGCCGTCGGCCCGGCTCGTCACGGTGGAAGACCCGGCCGATCTGGCCGGGGTGCTGCGCGAAGTGCTCGACACGATCCAAGGGAGAACCGCATGA
- a CDS encoding 2-oxoglutarate and iron-dependent oxygenase domain-containing protein has product MTAQIPVIDLELALSDDAPEELIASVRAAAEQVGIIQVVNHGVSAELIDDFHDRIGRVLALPREEKAKLASPTGHPYRGWRQWPDDFGRLELERFNIGQFDTVEEARSAGLSEEYAQLYAHPNVWPPQEPGLAGVARLYHDASVRVAERVLGLYSRVLGVPLSTFPISGRPYYTSFVVNDYPTWTHGDTGADDDKLLLLEHADGSALTVLHQRGDYAGLQGQAPDGSWIPVPIVPGALQVFSGHILTKWTNGRLRPGRHRVVAGGTVTRRSTGVFWHPSLDTVIEPLEPFVGPEGSDFEPELLWDQAGGQVEEYLRVFGRPDQIAAWRERRPYVAELAELAEA; this is encoded by the coding sequence ATGACCGCCCAGATCCCCGTCATCGACCTCGAACTGGCCCTGAGCGACGACGCCCCCGAGGAGCTGATCGCCTCGGTGCGCGCGGCGGCCGAGCAGGTGGGCATCATCCAGGTCGTCAACCACGGCGTCTCCGCCGAGCTGATCGACGACTTCCACGACCGGATCGGCCGCGTCCTCGCCCTGCCCAGGGAGGAGAAGGCGAAGCTGGCCAGCCCGACCGGGCACCCCTACCGGGGCTGGCGGCAGTGGCCCGACGACTTCGGGCGACTGGAGCTGGAGCGCTTCAACATCGGCCAGTTCGACACCGTCGAGGAGGCGAGGTCCGCGGGGCTGTCGGAGGAGTACGCGCAGCTGTACGCCCACCCCAACGTCTGGCCGCCGCAGGAGCCGGGCCTCGCCGGGGTGGCCAGGCTCTACCACGACGCCTCGGTCCGCGTGGCCGAGCGGGTGCTCGGCCTCTACAGCCGGGTGCTCGGCGTGCCCCTGTCGACGTTCCCGATCTCCGGGCGCCCGTACTACACGAGCTTCGTCGTCAACGACTACCCGACCTGGACGCACGGGGACACCGGGGCGGACGACGACAAGCTGCTCCTGCTGGAGCACGCCGACGGTTCGGCGCTGACCGTGCTGCACCAGCGCGGCGACTACGCGGGGCTGCAGGGGCAGGCGCCCGACGGGAGCTGGATCCCGGTGCCGATCGTGCCCGGAGCCCTGCAGGTCTTCTCCGGCCACATCCTCACCAAGTGGACGAACGGGCGGCTCCGCCCCGGACGGCACCGCGTCGTGGCGGGCGGCACGGTCACCCGGCGCTCCACGGGCGTCTTCTGGCATCCCAGCCTCGACACGGTGATCGAGCCGCTGGAGCCGTTCGTCGGCCCCGAGGGCAGCGACTTCGAGCCGGAGCTGCTGTGGGACCAGGCCGGCGGGCAGGTCGAGGAGTACCTGCGGGTCTTCGGGCGGCCCGACCAGATCGCGGCCTGGCGCGAGCGCAGGCCGTACGTCGCGGAGCTCGCGGAACTCGCGGAGGCATAG
- a CDS encoding DUF427 domain-containing protein, producing MPASGTFNWEPSERWVRGTRGDVTVVDSRNPVLVWEASHPVPRYAFPEAEVRSDLLRPAADPATGVHEGSTVLYDLVIGGETVANAAWRYPALPGHIAFEWFQHEGEVLEHWYEEEEEIFVHPRDPYKRVDPVPSSRHVRVEIDGRVVAETRRPVLLFETGLPTRYYLPPEDVNLELFEPTASSTRCPYKGVASYWSAREDGSVPADVAWAYPDPIPAAERIRDHIAFYNEVVDIVVDGVRLERPVTFFSERLSKA from the coding sequence GTGCCCGCGTCAGGAACGTTCAACTGGGAGCCCAGCGAGCGCTGGGTCCGCGGGACCAGGGGCGATGTCACCGTCGTCGACAGCCGTAACCCGGTGCTGGTCTGGGAGGCGTCGCACCCGGTGCCCCGCTACGCGTTCCCCGAGGCCGAGGTCCGCTCCGACCTGCTGCGCCCGGCCGCCGACCCGGCCACCGGCGTCCACGAGGGGTCCACGGTCCTCTACGACCTGGTGATCGGCGGCGAGACCGTCGCGAACGCCGCGTGGCGCTATCCGGCCCTGCCCGGCCACATCGCGTTCGAGTGGTTCCAGCACGAGGGCGAGGTGCTCGAGCACTGGTACGAAGAGGAGGAGGAGATCTTCGTCCATCCCCGTGACCCGTACAAGCGGGTCGATCCGGTGCCCAGCTCGCGGCACGTCAGGGTCGAGATCGACGGCAGGGTCGTCGCGGAGACCCGGCGCCCGGTGCTGCTGTTCGAGACGGGCCTGCCCACCCGCTACTACCTCCCCCCGGAGGACGTGAACCTCGAGCTGTTCGAGCCGACGGCGAGCAGCACCCGCTGCCCGTACAAGGGAGTCGCCTCCTACTGGTCCGCGCGCGAGGACGGGTCCGTCCCGGCCGACGTGGCGTGGGCCTACCCCGACCCGATCCCGGCCGCCGAGAGGATCAGGGATCACATCGCCTTCTACAACGAGGTCGTCGACATCGTCGTGGACGGCGTGAGGCTCGAAAGGCCGGTGACGTTCTTCAGCGAGCGCCTGTCGAAGGCGTGA
- a CDS encoding dihydrolipoyl dehydrogenase family protein, whose amino-acid sequence MSDEFDVVVVGAGPAGENVADRAVRGGLTAVVVERHLAGGECSYWACIPSKALLRPVELAAEVSRVPGLTVGPIDTAAVLARRDEAVSHFDDSGQVEWIGSVPAEFVRGHGRLDGPKRVVVTSKDGSVRTLTARRAVVLATGSDAAVPPIPGLAEASPWTSHEVTAARSVPARLAVLGGGVVACEMAQAMHGLGARETTVLARGRLLGRMEPFAGELVAESFAEAGITVRMGVQVTKVERPTPGGPVTVHLSEGPPVEADELLVATGRRPATGDLGLETVGLEAGRTVEVDDSMRATGVSGDWLYAVGDVNGRALLTHMGKYQARVCGDVIAARAKGEPDDLPGLRDVADAYGAPQVVFTDPQVCSAGRTEAEARADGFDVRTVEYDLGRVSGAYLQGDGYRGRAKAVVDERRRVLLGVTFAGPAVGEMLHSATIAVVAEVPLDRLWHAVPSYPTVSEIWLRLLETYGL is encoded by the coding sequence GTGTCGGACGAGTTCGACGTGGTGGTTGTGGGCGCGGGCCCCGCGGGCGAGAACGTCGCCGACCGCGCGGTCAGGGGAGGGCTGACCGCCGTGGTCGTCGAGAGGCACCTGGCCGGCGGCGAGTGCTCCTACTGGGCGTGCATCCCCAGCAAGGCGCTGCTGCGCCCGGTGGAGCTGGCCGCCGAGGTCTCCCGGGTGCCCGGCCTGACGGTGGGCCCGATCGACACCGCCGCCGTGCTCGCCCGGCGCGACGAGGCGGTGTCCCACTTCGACGACAGCGGCCAGGTCGAGTGGATCGGGAGCGTGCCCGCGGAGTTCGTCCGGGGGCACGGGCGGCTGGACGGCCCCAAACGGGTCGTGGTGACCTCGAAGGACGGCTCGGTCCGCACGCTGACCGCCCGGCGGGCGGTCGTGCTGGCCACCGGCAGCGACGCGGCCGTCCCGCCGATCCCCGGCCTGGCGGAGGCGTCGCCGTGGACGAGCCACGAGGTGACGGCGGCGAGGAGCGTGCCCGCGCGGCTGGCCGTGCTGGGCGGCGGCGTGGTGGCCTGCGAGATGGCCCAGGCCATGCACGGCCTCGGCGCCCGGGAGACGACGGTGCTGGCGCGCGGCCGGCTGCTCGGCAGGATGGAGCCGTTCGCCGGGGAGCTGGTGGCCGAGTCGTTCGCCGAGGCGGGCATCACGGTGCGCATGGGCGTCCAGGTGACGAAGGTCGAGCGGCCCACGCCCGGGGGGCCGGTGACGGTCCACCTGTCCGAGGGCCCGCCCGTCGAGGCCGACGAGCTGCTGGTGGCCACCGGCAGGCGTCCCGCGACGGGCGACCTCGGCCTGGAGACCGTCGGCCTGGAGGCCGGGCGCACGGTGGAGGTCGACGACAGCATGCGCGCGACCGGCGTCTCCGGCGACTGGCTGTACGCGGTGGGCGACGTCAACGGCCGCGCCCTGCTCACCCACATGGGCAAGTACCAGGCGCGGGTGTGCGGCGACGTCATCGCGGCGCGGGCCAAGGGCGAGCCCGACGACCTGCCGGGCCTGCGCGACGTGGCGGACGCGTACGGCGCGCCGCAGGTGGTCTTCACCGACCCGCAGGTGTGCTCGGCCGGCCGGACCGAGGCTGAGGCGCGCGCCGACGGGTTCGACGTCCGCACGGTCGAGTACGACCTGGGCAGGGTGTCGGGGGCCTATCTGCAGGGCGACGGCTACCGGGGCAGGGCCAAGGCCGTCGTGGACGAGCGGCGCCGCGTGCTGCTCGGGGTGACCTTCGCGGGCCCCGCGGTGGGCGAGATGCTGCACTCGGCGACGATCGCCGTCGTCGCCGAGGTGCCCCTGGACCGGCTCTGGCACGCGGTGCCGTCCTACCCCACGGTCAGCGAGATCTGGCTGCGGCTGCTGGAGACGTACGGGCTCTGA
- a CDS encoding acyl-CoA dehydrogenase family protein has product MTVERVLPTGDAHDLLDLVRDLIGKEVAPRAAADESAGRFPREVFTTLGRAGLLGLPYPEEHGGAAQPYEVYLQVVEELAAGWLAVGLGLSVHTLSCFPVAAYGTAEQRAALLPEMLGGEWLGAYCLSEPQSGSDAAALTTRAVPGDGGPAGSTGSTGYTVDGVKAWITHGGVADFYTLMARTSADGARGISCFHVPAGTEGLSFGAPERKMGMKSSPTAQVRFDGVRLAPEALLGSEGEGFRIAMAALDGGRLGIAACAVGVAQAAFETATAYAAERRQFGSRIIDFQGIGFMLADMATQIAAARALYLDAARLRDAGRPYGTRAAMAKLFATDMCMKVTTDAVQVLGGYGYVEDFPVERHMREAKVLQIVEGTNQVQRLVIGRALAREAGNAGL; this is encoded by the coding sequence ATGACCGTTGAGCGCGTTCTGCCGACCGGCGACGCCCATGACCTGCTGGACCTGGTCCGCGACCTGATCGGCAAGGAGGTCGCGCCCCGGGCCGCGGCCGACGAGTCCGCCGGGCGCTTCCCTCGGGAGGTGTTCACCACGCTCGGCCGCGCGGGGCTGCTCGGCCTGCCCTACCCCGAGGAGCACGGCGGGGCGGCGCAGCCGTACGAGGTCTACCTGCAGGTGGTCGAGGAGCTCGCGGCCGGCTGGCTGGCCGTCGGTCTCGGCCTGTCGGTCCACACGCTGTCGTGCTTCCCGGTGGCCGCCTACGGCACCGCCGAGCAGCGCGCCGCGCTGCTTCCCGAGATGCTGGGCGGCGAGTGGCTGGGCGCGTACTGCCTGTCGGAGCCGCAGTCGGGGTCCGACGCCGCCGCGCTGACGACCAGGGCGGTTCCCGGGGACGGCGGCCCGGCCGGCTCCACCGGCTCCACCGGCTACACGGTCGACGGCGTGAAGGCCTGGATCACCCACGGCGGCGTCGCCGACTTCTACACGCTGATGGCCCGCACCTCGGCCGACGGCGCGCGCGGCATCTCCTGTTTCCACGTGCCCGCCGGGACGGAGGGGCTGTCGTTCGGCGCGCCCGAGCGGAAGATGGGGATGAAGTCCTCGCCGACCGCCCAGGTCCGCTTCGACGGGGTGCGGCTGGCGCCCGAGGCCCTGCTGGGCTCCGAGGGGGAGGGTTTCCGGATCGCGATGGCCGCCCTGGACGGCGGCAGGCTCGGCATCGCCGCCTGCGCCGTGGGCGTGGCCCAGGCCGCCTTCGAGACCGCCACCGCGTACGCCGCCGAGCGCCGCCAGTTCGGCTCGCGGATCATCGACTTCCAGGGCATCGGCTTCATGCTCGCCGACATGGCCACCCAGATCGCCGCCGCCCGCGCCCTCTACCTGGACGCCGCCCGGCTGCGCGACGCGGGCCGGCCGTACGGCACGCGGGCCGCGATGGCGAAGCTCTTCGCCACCGACATGTGCATGAAGGTCACCACCGACGCGGTCCAGGTCCTCGGCGGCTACGGGTATGTGGAGGACTTCCCGGTCGAGCGCCACATGCGGGAGGCCAAGGTCCTGCAGATCGTCGAGGGCACCAACCAGGTCCAGCGCCTGGTCATCGGCCGCGCCCTCGCCAGGGAGGCGGGGAACGCCGGGCTGTGA
- a CDS encoding M24 family metallopeptidase gives MTTESSDLYPVTRLAAAREATAAAGLDALLLTPGPDLRYVTGYEAPPLERLTCLVLPAKGEAFLMVPRLELPAAEHSPASRLGVEFVPWDETDDPYAVVGRRLGAVRKVGLADRMWAMQSLRLRDTIPGAEQVLAGTVLRGLRMRKSPAEVAALREAGAAIDAVHAQVPGFLRAGRTEREIGRDIAEAIIAAGHSTVDFVIVGSGPNGASPHHELSDRVVQEREPIVVDIGGQMPGGYCSDSTRVYAIGEPPAGFLKYYEVLRRAQQAACDAVRPGVPCEAIDAAARDVIAAEGYGDYFIHRTGHGIGLESHEEPYIVAGNAEPLAPGFAFSVEPGIYLPGAHGARIEDILVCTDEGSERVNHRPRELVVV, from the coding sequence GTGACGACGGAGTCCTCTGACCTTTATCCCGTGACCCGCCTGGCCGCCGCCCGCGAGGCGACCGCCGCCGCCGGGCTCGACGCGCTGCTGCTCACGCCCGGTCCCGACCTTCGCTATGTGACAGGGTACGAGGCGCCGCCGCTGGAGCGGCTCACCTGCCTGGTGCTCCCGGCGAAGGGCGAGGCATTCCTGATGGTGCCCCGACTGGAGCTGCCGGCGGCCGAGCACTCACCGGCGTCGCGGCTCGGCGTCGAGTTCGTCCCCTGGGACGAGACCGACGATCCGTACGCGGTCGTCGGCAGGCGGCTGGGCGCGGTCCGCAAGGTCGGCCTCGCCGACCGGATGTGGGCGATGCAGTCGCTGCGCCTGCGCGACACGATCCCCGGCGCGGAGCAGGTGCTCGCCGGGACCGTCCTGCGCGGGCTGCGGATGCGCAAGAGCCCGGCGGAGGTGGCGGCGCTGCGCGAGGCGGGGGCCGCGATCGACGCCGTCCACGCCCAGGTGCCCGGCTTCCTGCGGGCCGGCAGGACCGAGCGCGAGATCGGCAGGGACATCGCCGAGGCGATCATCGCGGCCGGCCACTCCACCGTCGACTTCGTCATCGTCGGCTCCGGGCCCAACGGTGCCAGCCCGCACCACGAGCTGTCGGACCGCGTCGTCCAGGAGCGCGAGCCGATCGTGGTCGACATCGGCGGCCAGATGCCCGGCGGCTACTGCTCCGACTCCACGCGCGTCTACGCCATCGGCGAGCCTCCGGCGGGCTTCCTGAAGTACTACGAGGTGCTCAGGCGCGCCCAGCAGGCCGCCTGCGACGCCGTGCGCCCCGGGGTGCCGTGCGAGGCGATCGACGCCGCCGCCCGGGACGTGATCGCGGCCGAGGGGTACGGCGACTACTTCATCCACCGCACCGGCCACGGCATCGGCCTGGAGAGCCACGAGGAGCCCTACATCGTCGCGGGCAACGCCGAGCCGCTGGCGCCCGGCTTCGCCTTCTCCGTCGAGCCCGGTATCTACCTGCCCGGGGCCCACGGCGCCCGCATCGAGGACATCCTCGTCTGCACCGACGAGGGCAGCGAGCGGGTCAACCACCGCCCTCGCGAGCTGGTGGTCGTCTAA
- a CDS encoding PP2C family protein-serine/threonine phosphatase, whose amino-acid sequence MAVERQLLIARLAHAERMGEMGWTVWDLQTGESTWSDQAYTIFGRAPGDGPIPLRDLAGHVEAADRPDLDRLLWSVVHRAEAGEAEFRIRRDGELRHLRAVLDPVVSGGHPTVHGVVQDITCRRRAERIMSESRSKLLRVREQVAEEHDMSVALREAIMPGLGDTIDLPHARIAVRYVAAGVKPGLGGDWYDAVPLSDGRVLLAIGDVSGHGMPAISQMAQLRHALIGLAMTGQSPDRLLAWLNDLVLHRMPETTATAVVGHLDPATRRFTWGQAGHPAPILVREGTATQLDPPAGVLLGATPDEPYELAGVELREGDLLLLFTDGLVERRTRDIDEGLALTMEAAALLRGDPNDGLDRLIEVIGGPNPEDDTCVLAIGVLG is encoded by the coding sequence ATGGCCGTGGAGCGACAACTCCTCATCGCACGCCTGGCGCACGCGGAGCGCATGGGCGAGATGGGCTGGACCGTGTGGGATCTCCAGACCGGAGAGTCCACCTGGTCCGACCAGGCGTACACCATATTCGGCCGCGCCCCCGGCGACGGCCCGATCCCCCTGCGCGACCTGGCCGGTCACGTCGAGGCGGCCGACCGGCCCGACCTCGACCGGCTGCTGTGGTCCGTCGTGCACCGGGCCGAGGCCGGGGAGGCCGAGTTCCGCATCCGCCGCGACGGCGAGCTGCGCCACCTGCGCGCCGTGCTCGACCCCGTCGTGAGCGGCGGCCATCCCACCGTGCACGGCGTCGTCCAGGACATCACCTGCCGCCGCCGCGCCGAGCGGATCATGTCGGAGTCGCGCAGCAAGCTGCTGCGGGTCCGCGAGCAGGTCGCGGAGGAGCACGACATGAGCGTGGCGCTACGCGAGGCGATCATGCCGGGACTGGGCGACACCATCGACCTGCCGCACGCGCGGATCGCGGTCCGCTACGTGGCGGCGGGGGTCAAGCCCGGCCTGGGCGGCGACTGGTACGACGCCGTTCCCCTGTCCGACGGCAGGGTGCTGCTCGCCATCGGCGACGTGTCCGGGCACGGGATGCCCGCGATCTCCCAGATGGCCCAGCTGCGCCACGCCCTGATCGGCCTCGCGATGACCGGCCAGTCCCCCGACAGGCTGCTCGCCTGGCTCAACGACCTGGTGCTGCACCGGATGCCCGAGACGACGGCGACCGCGGTCGTCGGCCACCTCGACCCGGCCACAAGGAGGTTCACCTGGGGACAGGCGGGGCACCCGGCGCCGATCCTGGTCCGCGAGGGGACGGCCACCCAGCTCGACCCGCCCGCCGGGGTGCTGCTGGGCGCCACCCCCGACGAACCGTACGAGCTGGCCGGGGTCGAGCTGCGGGAGGGCGACCTCCTGCTGCTGTTCACCGACGGGCTGGTGGAGCGGCGCACCCGCGACATCGACGAGGGTCTCGCGCTGACCATGGAGGCCGCGGCCCTGCTGAGGGGGGATCCGAACGACGGGCTCGACCGGCTCATCGAGGTGATCGGCGGACCCAACCCGGAGGACGACACCTGCGTTCTGGCGATCGGGGTGCTCGGCTGA
- a CDS encoding 5'-3' exonuclease has product MPGLMLLDTPSLYYRAFYGIPESMTAPDGMPVNAVRGVIDMIAMLVRRHSPAELVACMDADWRPAFRVAAIPTYKTHRVAEGGAEETPDTLAPQVPVIERVLDAVGIALVGVPGYEADDVMGTFTARASGQVDVVTGDRDLFQLVDDSRPVRILYTARGVKNLQLVDEAAVTEKYGVPGRSYADFATLRGDPSDGLPGVPGVGDKTAAALITKFGSLEALLRAVDGGEGGGDLTAGQRAKLSAARDYLRVAPGVVQVARDAPLPEVGIALPAKPRDPEALAALSERYGLSGPLERLTSAL; this is encoded by the coding sequence ATGCCCGGCCTGATGCTTCTTGACACCCCCTCGCTGTACTACCGCGCCTTCTACGGCATCCCCGAGTCGATGACCGCGCCCGACGGGATGCCCGTCAACGCGGTGCGCGGCGTCATCGACATGATCGCCATGCTGGTCCGGCGGCACTCCCCCGCCGAACTCGTCGCCTGCATGGACGCCGACTGGCGCCCGGCCTTTCGGGTGGCGGCCATCCCGACGTACAAGACCCACCGGGTCGCCGAGGGCGGCGCCGAGGAGACCCCCGACACGCTCGCCCCGCAGGTGCCGGTGATCGAGCGGGTGCTCGACGCGGTGGGCATCGCCCTCGTCGGCGTGCCCGGCTACGAGGCCGACGACGTGATGGGGACGTTCACCGCGCGGGCGAGCGGCCAGGTCGACGTCGTCACCGGCGACCGCGACCTGTTCCAGCTGGTCGACGACTCCCGGCCGGTCCGGATCCTCTACACCGCCAGGGGGGTCAAGAACCTCCAGCTGGTCGACGAGGCCGCCGTCACCGAGAAGTACGGCGTCCCCGGCCGCTCCTACGCCGACTTCGCCACCCTGCGCGGTGACCCCAGCGACGGGCTGCCGGGCGTGCCGGGGGTGGGCGACAAGACCGCGGCGGCCCTGATCACCAAGTTCGGCTCGCTCGAGGCGCTCCTGCGAGCCGTCGACGGGGGCGAGGGAGGCGGTGACCTGACCGCCGGGCAGCGCGCCAAGCTGTCGGCGGCCCGCGACTACCTGCGGGTGGCTCCCGGGGTGGTTCAGGTCGCCCGCGACGCCCCCCTTCCCGAGGTCGGCATCGCGCTTCCCGCCAAGCCCCGCGACCCGGAGGCCCTGGCGGCCCTGAGCGAGCGCTACGGTCTCTCCGGCCCGCTGGAGCGCCTGACCTCCGCGCTCTGA
- a CDS encoding RNB domain-containing ribonuclease codes for MKLPEGFPRAVVDEAEWVAEVPALPRLDRTDLPLITIDPPGAMDLDQAVHLEEQPGGYRVWYAIADVGAFVRPGGAIDAEARVRGETVYMPDGRVPLHPPVLSEGAASLLPGVTRPAALWCVDLDAEGRIVGADVTRALVRSRERLDYDYAQAAIDTGTADGTLRLLAEIGRLRLAQERARGGVTLPTPDQEVVPDGDGYRVELRAPLDAEAWNAQISLLTGMAAAAMMLDAEIGLLRVLPPAPAERIAQVRRVAAALGVPWPEGAGYGDVVHSLDPKIPEQAAFLQESTVLLRGAGYVAFNGEPPAQAEHAAVGAPYAHVTAPLRRLIDRYATEICLAIAAGEPVPQDVQRAMGELPEIMHATGRRAGGVERACVDLVEAFVLRERVGQTFDAVVIDVAGDRPWGQVQVTDPAVVARCDGEGLPLGETVRVRLTRADPTTREVRFSLA; via the coding sequence ATGAAACTGCCCGAGGGATTCCCCCGGGCGGTGGTCGACGAGGCCGAGTGGGTCGCCGAGGTGCCCGCCCTGCCCCGGCTCGACCGGACCGACCTGCCCCTGATCACCATCGACCCTCCGGGGGCGATGGACCTCGACCAGGCCGTGCACCTGGAGGAGCAGCCCGGCGGCTACCGCGTCTGGTACGCCATCGCCGACGTCGGGGCGTTCGTCAGGCCCGGCGGCGCGATCGACGCCGAGGCCCGCGTCCGCGGCGAGACGGTCTACATGCCCGACGGGCGTGTGCCGCTGCACCCGCCCGTCCTGTCCGAGGGCGCCGCCAGCCTGCTGCCCGGCGTGACCCGGCCCGCCGCGCTGTGGTGCGTCGACCTGGACGCCGAAGGCCGGATCGTGGGCGCGGACGTGACCAGGGCGCTGGTGCGCAGCCGCGAGCGGCTCGACTACGACTACGCGCAGGCCGCGATCGACACCGGCACCGCCGACGGCACGCTGCGGCTGCTGGCCGAGATCGGCCGGCTCAGGCTCGCCCAGGAGCGGGCCAGGGGCGGCGTGACGCTGCCCACCCCCGACCAGGAGGTCGTCCCCGACGGTGACGGCTACCGGGTGGAGCTGCGTGCCCCGCTGGACGCCGAGGCGTGGAACGCGCAGATCTCGCTGCTGACGGGCATGGCCGCCGCCGCCATGATGCTGGACGCCGAGATCGGCCTGCTGCGGGTGCTGCCGCCCGCCCCGGCGGAGAGGATCGCCCAGGTCCGCCGGGTGGCCGCCGCGCTCGGCGTGCCCTGGCCCGAGGGCGCCGGGTACGGCGACGTCGTGCACTCCCTCGACCCGAAGATCCCCGAGCAGGCCGCGTTCCTGCAGGAGTCGACGGTGCTGCTGCGCGGCGCCGGATACGTCGCCTTCAACGGCGAGCCGCCCGCGCAGGCGGAGCATGCCGCCGTGGGGGCGCCGTACGCGCACGTGACCGCTCCGCTGCGCCGCCTCATCGACCGCTACGCCACGGAGATCTGCCTGGCCATCGCGGCGGGTGAGCCGGTGCCCCAGGACGTCCAGCGGGCCATGGGCGAGCTGCCGGAGATCATGCACGCCACCGGGCGCCGCGCGGGCGGCGTCGAGCGGGCGTGCGTGGACCTGGTGGAGGCCTTCGTCCTCCGCGAGCGGGTGGGCCAGACGTTCGACGCCGTGGTGATCGACGTGGCCGGGGACCGGCCGTGGGGCCAGGTGCAGGTCACCGACCCGGCGGTGGTGGCCCGCTGCGACGGCGAGGGGCTCCCGCTGGGGGAGACCGTACGCGTGCGGCTGACGCGCGCCGACCCAACCACCCGCGAGGTCCGTTTCAGCCTGGCCTGA